One region of Malania oleifera isolate guangnan ecotype guangnan chromosome 6, ASM2987363v1, whole genome shotgun sequence genomic DNA includes:
- the LOC131157201 gene encoding glyoxylase I 4, whose translation MKESMGNPLHLTSLNHISLVCRSVQESIDFYQNVLGFVPIRRPGSFDFDGAWLFSYGMGIHLLQSEHPETMPKKSGINPKDNHISFQCENMGAVEKKLKEMGIHHVRARVEEGGVYVDQLFFHDPDGFMIEICNCDNLPVVPLAGGVARSCSRLNLSIMQQQQPQQSQQPTPLPVVQHLHS comes from the exons ATGAAGGAAAGTATGGGAAACCCTCTGCATCTCACATCTCTGAACCACATCTCCCTCGTCTGCAGATCAGTTCAAGAATCCATTGATTTCTACCAGAATGTTCTCGGATTTGTGCCCATCAGGAGGCCTGGATCGTTCGATTTCGATGGAGCATG GCTATTCAGCTACGGCATGGGAATCCATCTGCTGCAATCGGAACACCCAGAAACAATGCCAAAGAAAAGCGGAATCAATCCCAAGGACAATCATATATCGTTCCAG TGTGAGAACATGGGGGCAGTGGAGAAGAAGCTGAAGGAGATGGGGATACATCACGTGAGGGCGCGGGTGGAGGAAGGAGGGGTGTACGTGGACCAGCTGTTCTTCCACGACCCCGACGGTTTCATGATCGAGATCTGCAACTGCGACAACCTCCCCGTTGTCCCGCTCGCCGGAGGCGTCGCCCGCTCCTGCTCCCGCCTCAACCTCAGCATCATGCAGCAGCAGCAGCCGCAGCAGTCGCAGCAGCCGACGCCGCTTCCCGTCGTCCAGCACCTCCACAGCTAG